The genomic interval ATCGGTGAATCGCTCGGCCTGGAACGCATTCATTCCCAGTTCGAAAGAGGCATTGTCGGCATACATGCCCGAAGGGCGGTCTGCTATGAGCCGCTCGAAAATTGCCGCAGACTGTTCGGCCTTGCCGTCAAGTCGTAATACCATTCCCTTACGGAAGAGTGCCGCTTCGGCAAGTTCGGGACTGCCCAATGCGGCACTGTCGAAGGCCACGGCGGCCTCGGTGTATTTTTTCAATTCGAGATAACACCACCCGAGAGCGTAGTACACGGCGCGTGCGCGTTCGTGGGTGGGATACGCATCGAGAAACGCGCTGTACAGGCGTGAGGCCTGCAGATGCTCGCCGAGTTGGTAATATGCTTCCGCGCGCAGAAAGAGGCGCTCGGAGGCATTGGCGGGATCGGGACTGTCGGCCAGGGAGTCGAGCCATTGAATTGTACCGCGGTAGTCTTTTTCGGCGAATGCACACGCGCCGATTCGCGTTTTTGCCGTGGGTTGAAGCGCGCTGCCAGGGAATTGTTCGAGGAAAGAAATGTATCCGCTGCGCGCCTGTGATATCCGACCCTCCTGTTCGTCGACATACGCGATCGAAAAAGCGGCATAGTCGCGGATCCGTCCCTCGGGATGGCGCTCGTAGGCGCGTCGGTACAGTGCCCGAGCGCGGTCGAAATCGCGGAGATGCAGGGCACTCTCTCCGGCCCAGTACGCGGCCTCGTGGGCGGTGTTTGCATCGGGATAGTCGTTGAGGATGCGGTCATACTGCGCGAGCGCGGCCGTATGGTCCCCGCGCCGGAATGCGATCTCTCCACGGCGGAAAATCGCGTCATCAGCGAGTTTTCCAAGGGGATGTTTTTCGACAAAGATGCGGAAGGCGATATCGGCATCGGTCAGATACCCCTGCTGGTATTGACATTCCGCCGCGTAATAGGCGGCATCCACGGCGAGTCCGCTGCCGGGGTGTCGCGCGACAAGTGCCGTAAACTCTTCGAAAGCAAGCTGATAGTTTTTATCTCGAAACAAGCCGCTTGCGAAGGCAAAGTCCTGTTCCGCCGATGAGCCGGCAACTTGCGCGTCTGCCGTGTACTGCCCGCACAAACCGACGAACATCAGGAAAAATAGGGGGAATATCCGCATGTTTGATCGAGTCCGTGATTCGGGTGGACTTAAAGCAGAACTGCAAGTGCTTCACCTAACTTTAGCGAAAGTAGCTCCTGATTTGCCGAGTGTCAAGCCGTACACGGAAAAATGCCCACCCGTTTCTTCAGCGGGCCCGGCGGGGTGAAAATGCGGGTCCGCCTCTCCAGCACGAAGAATTGAAAAATACGCCGAGATTATTTCTCCGCGCCGTATATTCCGTGTTTGTGATTTTTCCCTTCAACTCTCTCAGCAGGGGATAGAGTGGCAGTTCCGCATGCTTTTCAGTTCGACCAGACCATCGATGTATTCCGGCGGGCCATCGAATTTGTCAACCGTCGCATCATCAATAGAACGGAGGTCATCGATCAGATCTTCTGCGCGCTACTCACGCGCGAGCATGCTCTGATACAGAGCCGCACTGGTGCGGCAAAGTCGCTGCTCGCACAGCAGATTTTTACGATGTTCAGCGGCGCTCACGTCTTTATGGTACAGGCCTCCAAGGAACAACAGCCTGACACGTATTTCGGGGGACTCGATATCGAGCAGTTGAAACAGGGGCGTATCATACACAACACGCGCGACTCGCTCGTCGAATCGGAATTCGGCTTCATCGACGAGATCTTCGACGCGAATGATTATACGCTGCGCGCGCTGCTCACCACCCTCAACGAACGCGCTCTTGTCCTCGGTGTGCAGCAGGTGCCGGCACGTGTGCACAGTGTCATCGCCGCCACCAATTACCTGCGCGTCAGCGAAATCACCGAGGCAATCCTCGACCGCTTTGTGTACAAGGCCTTGTTCATCCCGAAAAAGGTGGGATCCGTCCAGTACAAAATCGCCCGAAATTACATAGAACATGGGGGCCGCGCGGTCGAGCCCACGGAGAAAATCCCGTACGACGTACTCTGCCGCACATCCCTCGTTATCACGGGACGTGATCCCGTCAACGCGATACGTATTCCAAAGGACGTCATCTTTTTTGCGAATTCCGTCGTGCGGCACTATGAATCTCAGCGGAACCGGCTCCTGAAGGAGAAACCGCGGGAGCAGCAGCAGATCAAGGATTTCTACATCTCTCCGCGCACGTACACAAAAAGTCTGGACATGCTCCGCGCCAGCGCCTTCCTGCATGGCAGGGAGGAAGTCGTCAAGGAGGACGTGGCGAAACTCTGGTATCTGCACACGACCGTCGGCCTGCAGGAGCAGAAGGAACTGTTCCTCAAGTCGTATGATACGATTCTGCATCAGCTCGGAGCCGCGCGCGCCTTCGAGCAAATCACGCGTATGCTCGATTTCCAGGATCTGCTCGACCGCCTGCGTGCAGAACCAGAGCTTTTGAAACAATCCATTACCGATCTCGAAGGTCTGCCCATACGTCGTACACTGAAGGAATGGGCGCGTGAAACCCTCGGCATCTCCGACGCTTCGGTCGAGCACAACAGGCGCCTGCTGGAGGGATATGTCAAGACCTTTGAACCGCTGACCGAGGAGATCCTCGATCTGCGGCACGCGCAGGAGCGGGAGATACACGAACTCTTCCATCCTATCGCTCACGTCTGGGCATAATGGCCGGGCTCTACGATCACTTTTTTGATCTGATGGAGGACCTCGGGTTCTTCGAGCATATCTATGAGAACCTGCCGCCGGATTTCACCGCCGTGTTCGAGATCGCGCGGGTGCTCGAGGATGCGAATCACACACTCACGGCCCGGCTTGCGCCCGCACTCTCGCTCGCGCGCCCGGCCCTGCGCACCCAGGCGCAGGAGGCAGGCGAGGATCAGCAGGTCATTCTGACCACGTCGGAAGAGGACGAGGCGGGACTCATCCGTTCACCGCAACATGTCTCGCGTATGTACAACAGCCAATGGCTGCTGCCCGAGGACGTGCTCTGGCGGAAACTCGCAAAAAAGGAGCTGTGGGTCCCATATCCCAAGGAACCGACCTACTATGCCGTCGATCCTGACGAGGAGGAGTACCGGCCGGACGGCCGCAAGCAAAAATTGTACATCCTTCTCGACACCTCGAGTTCCATGGCAATGCGCAACCGGATCAATCTCGCAAAAGCCATCGTCTACCATGTTCTTGCGCACAACCTGAAGGAACTCGGCTACATCCACCTGCGGACCTTCGACGTGAAGGTGGGAGAACTGCACGAAGCGCGCGACAGGGAGAGTTATCACAGTCTGCTCAGCTTCATCATGCGGCTGCACACGCTGGGAAATGGAACCGCGATGTCAAAGGCCATCACGCAGGCCGTCGAGGATATTTCGCGTCTGCCGCAGCTCTCTGGAACCGAAATACTCGTCATCACCGACGGTGCATGCGCGCTCGACGAGCAGGCGATCCGCTCGCTGCTCGGTGATCAGATCATCATCAACACCGTAAAAATCGGCAAGTCCCAACTGATCGCGTCAAAAAGTCTGATTCACGACCGCATCTTCGAGGAGGACACCGCACAGCATCGGCTGATCGCCGACATGCAGTCGCGCGAAAGGGAACTCGCGCGACAGCTCGAACATGCGCAGAGCCCGAACGCCCGCCGGAAATATGAGGAATCGCTCAGGAGTCTGCGCGCGGAGATGAACCGTCAGGTCGACGCAATGACCGAGGAAATTGTGGTGGGCTACGGGCATGAACTCGAGCGCCTCTCCGAAGTCTACGTCGCCGTTGACGACATCGATATGGCCTCGATGCTGCCCGCGGGGGGCACACACATCGACGCGCTCGAGAATCTGCATGACATGCTTCTGCAACGCGGCGACGAGCAGGCCCTGCTCGATCTGCTGCGCAAGCTGACCATTCTGCACGACCACCTCCAGTACCTCCTGCAGAATACGCGGGACCCCGCACAAAAAGTGCGGCTGGAGGCGCTGGACGCCAAAGTCGCCGCATCTCTGCGGCAACTGCTCGAGGCCGGAAACGACGAACAGCACAGTCTGCTCGATTATCTCGCTCCCGAGGACAGGCACGATATCCAATATCTCCTGCAGGCCTCACATTCGATGGGCCTCTCGCTCTGGAAACTGCTGCTGCGCAGAATCATGGCGCGTCTGCGCCGCAGATCCCCACGGAAATCCTGAGGGACCCGCATGAAACTGAACTCCGTTGCAGCACGAAGGAAAGCGCATTTCAACGCTTCTCCCTGTGCAGGGCGCTTTTATCCCGCACCTTTGTGAATTTTTTTTCGAACCGGGCACTTTTTCACCCCCACCTGCTGTTCTGATAATGGATTCGCAATATCCTATTTCCAGAACCTGAGAAAACAACGCACATCCACGGAATGACACACCCCTTGAAACAGCAGACGGAAGGTCACGGGCTCGGCGAAACGCTTCGAAGCATGCTTCCGTACACGCAGATCGGTTGGCAGTTGGTCAGCACGATCCTTCTGTTTTTCGGGATTGGATATGCTCTGGATATGTGGCTCGAACTTCGTCCCATATGCACAGTCATCGGGGCGGTGCTCGGAGTTGTTATCGCCATGGTCGGCTTTTTCAGGTCGGCTCAGTCACTCTTTAAGGAGAAATAAGCTCATGTTTGCACGCACATCCCGCTTTCAGGTGTTAAAATTTCCTCGACGTGAAGGAGCAGCGCGCGGGCGGTCGCTGTTCCTCATCAGTCTGTCGCTATTGATGTTTCTCTACGCCCTTTTGCATGTTTTCGACCTTCCCCATCACACAGAATATCTCGCCAGTTGTATTTTAGCTCTGACCAATGCATTTTTGGGATACGTGTTCATTGAGCGCGCATTCCGGATGAACGTCAGCATGTCTATCCTCTTGCTGTTGGCCGGAATGGGAGTCCGGTTCGTTCTTTCCCTGGCTGCAATCGCGCTGTTCCTCGTGTTCACTCCAGTCGGAATCGCCCCCTTCGTTGGCTCTTTTATGGTGTTCTACACCATCGCGCTGTTCGCCGAGGTGTTCTACATCAACCACAAAACCGATCAATTGAAACCGGCGCGAATTCCGGTCCGCAAATAAGCCGATCGATCTCCGTCACACGCATGCGCACACAATCCGGATATTTCACTCGACTGACAGCCCTCGCGGGTATTCTCGCGTTGCTGGCGAGCTTCCAGCTTCGCGCCGGAAACGAACCAGGTCACGGGGAGCATTCGACATCCGACACGGCGGCTGCCGTAGCGGCTCACGGTGACGATGCGCATCATGCGGGCGCGCACGACGTGAGCAGTCTCACGCCGAAAGAAGAGATGATGTCGATTCTCGAGCACAAGGTCGAGAACACGCCCTATATCCACGAATGGCCGTTTCCAATGGTGGAACTGCCAACGAATTGGGTGGTGAACATTGCCGGTTTTTCGCTGAATCTGTCGCCGACACGTCACCTCGTGTACATGTGGATCGCCGGTCTGCTCACGGTGTTCATGACCGTGCTCGCCGCGCGTAAAAACGCGGGCAAGACTGTTCCCAGGGGCTTCGGCAACATGATCGAGGCGATGATTGTTTTTATTCGCGACGAAGTCGCCGCGCCATTCCTGGGCCATGATACCAAGCGGTATCTTCCGCTTCTTCTTACATTTTTCTTTTTCATCGCGACGATGAATCTCGTTGGTCTGCTGCCTTTCGGCGCGACCTCGACAGGCAATATCGCGGTGACAGCAGGACTCGCCATCATCACATTTCTTATGATGATCGGCGGCGGTATGCGTGCCAACGGCGTCTTCGGGTACATGAAAGGCATCGTGCCTCACGGTTTGCCGTGGCCGCTGTACATCATCATGATACCAATCGAAGTGATGGGCATGTTCACAAAGCCCTTCGCCCTGACCGTCCGTCTCTTCGCGAACATGGTGTCCGGCGGCCTTGTGATCGGTGCCTTTTACGCGCTGATTTTCGGACTCGACACCGTGGCGGTCGCGCCGCTGTCGCTGGTATTTCTGCTCTTCATGTCGCTGCTCAAGATTTTTGTGTGCCTTCTTCAGGCATATATCTTCACGATGCTCTCGGCGTTCTTTATCGGAATGTCCGTTCACCAGGAGCATTGACAGACACGTCAGTCACAGTTACTTCACCATTTCATCAGTTTCAACGGAGGAATCCCATGGAGGGTCTGTCTCATCTCGCCGCCGGTCTGGGCGCAGCCATTGTTGTCGTCGGTGCCGGTCTCGGTATCGGCAAGCTTGCCGCCGCAGCGCTTGAAGCGATCGGTCGTCAGCCGGAAGCCGCCGGCGATCTCCGCGGCGCGATGATCATCATGGCAGCGCTTATCGAAGGTATCGCGCTCTTCGCCGTGGTGGTCTGTCTGCTTCTCGCTATCAAGTAACAGGGCGGCCGGCACGATCCGGCCACATGACCCCGCTTCTTTCAGCTTCACGGAGCCACCACCATGGATAAACTGTTGATGCTTGAACCGGGGATGATTATCTGGACGTTCATCACGTTCGGATGTCTCCTGTTCATTCTGAAAAAATTTGCATGGAAGCCGCTGCTCGCCTCTCTCGAGAAGAGGGAAGAGGGCATCCGTTCCACTTTGCAGCGCACGGAACATGCGCGCGAAGAGGCGGAGGCACTGCTTGCGGAGCATCGCAAGATCATGCAGTCGTCGGAACTCGAGGCGCGCCGCATCATCGATGAGGCGAGGCAATCGGCCGACAAGGTGCGCGACGAGATCCTCGCCAAGGCGGAGGAGCAGGCGCGCATGATGACCACGCAGGCGAAGGCCGATATTCAGCGTGAGAAGGAAACCGCCCTCGCCCAGCTCCGCAGTGAAATCGCGGATCTCGCCATTCTCGCGGCGTCGCGCATCCTGAAGGAGAACCTCGACGAGACGCGCAACAAGGCGCTCGTGGAATCCTTCATCGCCGACCTTCCCAAGAATTGACCTGACCGAGGCGGACGAATGCTCATCTCCCGTGTCGCTCGGCGCTACGCGCTCGCAATGTTCGATTCCCTGCCCGAGGGCGAGGAACGTGCAAAGATCTTTGCATCGCTGGCTGATCTCCACGACATTTTCCACTCGTCGCGTGAACTGCAGCATTTCTTTGCGTCGCCCATCATTCCTTTCTCAAAGAAGGAACAGGTGCTCGAAATCCTCTTCCGCGATCGTGTTGTTCCGGCGATTTACGACATGCTGCAGTTCCTCCTCGTCAAGCGGCGTGAAGGTCTGCTGCACGAAATCATCGAGGCGATCTTCGAGCTCGATAAAATCCACCGCGGTGTCACTACCGTCGACGTCCAGTCACAATCGTCCATGCCCCCTGAACAGCGCGAGCATCTCGAGAAAAAACTCGCCGAGCTTACGGGCGGACCAGTCAGCGCATCCTATTCCGAAGACTCCGGTCTGATCGGAGGTCTCGTCGTGCGTGTCGGTGACACCGTGTACGATGGAAGCGTGCGCCGCCAGTTGCAACGGCTGCGCGCGAGATTCATCAGCGGCGCCGCCTAGTTTTTCTCCCAGTCATTCCAGGCACTCCATACCAAAGGCATCGTTCCCATGTCAGAAGTTCGTCCCGACGAAGTATCAGCAATTCTCCGCAAACAGCTCAGCGGATTCGACAGCGAAGTCGACATCTACGAAGTCGGCACAGTCCTCCAGGTGGGGGATAGCGTCGCGCGCGTCTATGGATTGACGCGGTGTATGGCAGGTGAGCTGATTGAGTTTCCGAACGATGTTTTCGGCATGGCGCTGAATCTGGAAGAAGACAACGTGGGCTGCATTCTGTTCGGCGAATCGTCGCGCGTGAGCGAGGGTGATACGGTGAAGCGCACCGGCCGCGTGATGTCGATCCCCGTTGGCGAGGACATGCTCGGGCGTGTCATCAATCCTCTGGGCCAACCCATCGACGGGCGCGGTGTGATCCACACCGATCAACTGATGCCGATCGAGCGGAAGGCGCTTGGTGTGATTCAGAGGCAGGCCGTGAAAGAACCGCTGCAGACTGGCATCAAGGCCATCGACTCGATGATCCCCATCGGCCGCGGACAGCGCGAGCTTATCATCGGAGACCGTCAGACAGGCAAGACCGCGATCGCGCTCGACACGATCATCAACCAGAAGTACACGCATACGGAAGAGGCGCGACGCCGCGGAGTGAATCCCGTGTATTGCATCTATGTCGCTATCGGGCAGAAGGGATCGACCGTTGCGCAGGTGTACACGAAGCTGCAGGAAGAAGGCGCGATGGCCTACACCACCATCGTCACTGCCAATGCAAACGACCCGGCTCCGATGCAGTACATCGCGCCGTATTCTGGGGCAACGATCGGCGAGTATTTCCGTGATGCCGGCCGCCACGCGCTGGTCATTTATGACGATCTTTCGAAGCAGGCGTCAGCATACCGCGAAATTTCGCTTCTGCTCCGCCGCCCGCCGGGCCGTGAAGCATATCCCGGCGACGTGTTTTATCTGCACTCACGCCTGCTCGAGCGTGCGTCGAAGCTCAGCGAAGAACTCGGCGGCGGCAGTCTCACAGCGCTTCCCATTATCGAAACGCAGGCTGGCGACGTTTCGGCGTACATCCCCACGAATGTGATCTCGATCACGGACGGACAGATTTACCTTGAGCCCGGCCTGTTCAACGCGGGCCAGCGACCCGCCGTAAACGTCGGTATTTCGGTCTCACGTGTGGGCGGCAACGCACAGGTGAAAGCCATGCGCAAGATTGCCGGTTCCTTGCGCCTCGATCTCGCGCAATACCGCGAACTCGAGGCCTTCGCAAAATTCGGCTCCGACCTCGACAAGGCCACGCAGCAGCTCCTGCGCCGCGGCGCACATCTCCTCGAACTGCTCAAGCAGGGCCAGTACAAGCCGATGCCGATCGAGGAGCAGATCATCAGCATTTTTGCGGGTGTGAAGGGCTTCACGGATGAAATTCCGCTGCCGCATGTGCCGCGTTTTGAACAGGAATTTCTGGAATTGATGCGTTCGCGCCACCGTGACGTGCTCGATCTGATCGCCGACACGCGCGAGATCAACGACGAAACCGCCGCGAAGCTCGAGCAGGCATTACGCGATTTTGCAGCATCCTTCTCCCTCTCACTCTCGGCGGGTGCCTGATCCATGGCGAACCTTCGCGAAATCCGACGGCGCATCGCGGGAATTCGAAGCACTTCGAAGATCACGCAGGCGATGAAGCTCGTTGCGGCTGCGAAGCTGCGCCGCGCGCAGGACTCCATCATCTCGGCGCGTCCCTACGCGCGACATCTCCGCGGTCTCATGAAACACATGCTCGCACGTGTGGACCGCGCAAGCCTCCCTCTGTGGTTCGAGGGGCGCGATGATGCGGCTGTGCTTATCGTGGTTGTTACAGCCGACCGTGGCCTCTGCGGCGCCTTCAACACCAACGTCATCAAGGCCGCAGTCGACCGTATTGAACGTGTCTATGCAGACAAACACGCCGAAGGCAAGGTGCGCCTGGTGTGTGTCGGACGGCGCGGCTACCAGTTTTTTGTCAAGCGCGATATCGAGGTGGTGGGCAAACATCTGGGCATTGTGAATGCGCCCGACCATGCCGCGGCAAAAGTCATCATCGACGAGATCCTCGCGACATACATGTCGGGAGAAATTGGTACTGTCGAGGTGATATACAACGAGTTCAAATCCATCATCCAGCAGAGGCTGCAGGTGGAAACGTTGTTGCCGATACCCGCGGAAGAAGTGCCCGCAGTCGAGGCACACGGTCATACGTTCCACAGTTTTGTGGATTACATCTACGAGCCATCGGAACAGGCGTTGATGGAATTCCTCATACCGAAACAGCTCAATTTCCAGATGCTCCGCGTGCTGCTCGAATCAAACGCGGCGGAGCAGGGCGCCCGCATGACCGCGATGGACGCTGCGACGAGCAATGCGAAGGACCTCATCAACCGCCTCCAGCTCGAATACAACAGCGCGCGTCAGGCGAGCATCACCAAGGAAATCCTCGAGATCGTCGGCGGAGCCGAGGCGTTGCGCAAGAGCGACTAGCGAGCCGCTGGTCTTTCCAATGAATCACAGGTCCTCCCTCAAGGAGGACCTGTGTGTTTTCGGTCGAAGCCGAGTGCAACGCGTTCTGCGCGTAGGGGTATCAGACGGTTCATGCCACATGTGTGTGTACTGCGGGGCGCATCAGTGTGCTCCGAAAGGAGATGGAGCAAGACTCGACAGAGTGCGTTACGCACGGATCGAAGCCGATACAACAAAAAAGCCCCGCCGATTGGCGGGGCTTTTTCTTGAGCATGTCTCAGAATTTATTTCTCAAGCACCATGCGTGCAGTGGTGATACCGG from Ignavibacteriota bacterium carries:
- the atpG gene encoding ATP synthase F1 subunit gamma, with amino-acid sequence MANLREIRRRIAGIRSTSKITQAMKLVAAAKLRRAQDSIISARPYARHLRGLMKHMLARVDRASLPLWFEGRDDAAVLIVVVTADRGLCGAFNTNVIKAAVDRIERVYADKHAEGKVRLVCVGRRGYQFFVKRDIEVVGKHLGIVNAPDHAAAKVIIDEILATYMSGEIGTVEVIYNEFKSIIQQRLQVETLLPIPAEEVPAVEAHGHTFHSFVDYIYEPSEQALMEFLIPKQLNFQMLRVLLESNAAEQGARMTAMDAATSNAKDLINRLQLEYNSARQASITKEILEIVGGAEALRKSD
- the atpH gene encoding ATP synthase F1 subunit delta, translated to MLISRVARRYALAMFDSLPEGEERAKIFASLADLHDIFHSSRELQHFFASPIIPFSKKEQVLEILFRDRVVPAIYDMLQFLLVKRREGLLHEIIEAIFELDKIHRGVTTVDVQSQSSMPPEQREHLEKKLAELTGGPVSASYSEDSGLIGGLVVRVGDTVYDGSVRRQLQRLRARFISGAA
- a CDS encoding F0F1 ATP synthase subunit alpha, encoding MSEVRPDEVSAILRKQLSGFDSEVDIYEVGTVLQVGDSVARVYGLTRCMAGELIEFPNDVFGMALNLEEDNVGCILFGESSRVSEGDTVKRTGRVMSIPVGEDMLGRVINPLGQPIDGRGVIHTDQLMPIERKALGVIQRQAVKEPLQTGIKAIDSMIPIGRGQRELIIGDRQTGKTAIALDTIINQKYTHTEEARRRGVNPVYCIYVAIGQKGSTVAQVYTKLQEEGAMAYTTIVTANANDPAPMQYIAPYSGATIGEYFRDAGRHALVIYDDLSKQASAYREISLLLRRPPGREAYPGDVFYLHSRLLERASKLSEELGGGSLTALPIIETQAGDVSAYIPTNVISITDGQIYLEPGLFNAGQRPAVNVGISVSRVGGNAQVKAMRKIAGSLRLDLAQYRELEAFAKFGSDLDKATQQLLRRGAHLLELLKQGQYKPMPIEEQIISIFAGVKGFTDEIPLPHVPRFEQEFLELMRSRHRDVLDLIADTREINDETAAKLEQALRDFAASFSLSLSAGA
- the atpB gene encoding F0F1 ATP synthase subunit A translates to MRTQSGYFTRLTALAGILALLASFQLRAGNEPGHGEHSTSDTAAAVAAHGDDAHHAGAHDVSSLTPKEEMMSILEHKVENTPYIHEWPFPMVELPTNWVVNIAGFSLNLSPTRHLVYMWIAGLLTVFMTVLAARKNAGKTVPRGFGNMIEAMIVFIRDEVAAPFLGHDTKRYLPLLLTFFFFIATMNLVGLLPFGATSTGNIAVTAGLAIITFLMMIGGGMRANGVFGYMKGIVPHGLPWPLYIIMIPIEVMGMFTKPFALTVRLFANMVSGGLVIGAFYALIFGLDTVAVAPLSLVFLLFMSLLKIFVCLLQAYIFTMLSAFFIGMSVHQEH
- the atpF gene encoding F0F1 ATP synthase subunit B; translation: MDKLLMLEPGMIIWTFITFGCLLFILKKFAWKPLLASLEKREEGIRSTLQRTEHAREEAEALLAEHRKIMQSSELEARRIIDEARQSADKVRDEILAKAEEQARMMTTQAKADIQREKETALAQLRSEIADLAILAASRILKENLDETRNKALVESFIADLPKN
- a CDS encoding VWA domain-containing protein, whose protein sequence is MAGLYDHFFDLMEDLGFFEHIYENLPPDFTAVFEIARVLEDANHTLTARLAPALSLARPALRTQAQEAGEDQQVILTTSEEDEAGLIRSPQHVSRMYNSQWLLPEDVLWRKLAKKELWVPYPKEPTYYAVDPDEEEYRPDGRKQKLYILLDTSSSMAMRNRINLAKAIVYHVLAHNLKELGYIHLRTFDVKVGELHEARDRESYHSLLSFIMRLHTLGNGTAMSKAITQAVEDISRLPQLSGTEILVITDGACALDEQAIRSLLGDQIIINTVKIGKSQLIASKSLIHDRIFEEDTAQHRLIADMQSRERELARQLEHAQSPNARRKYEESLRSLRAEMNRQVDAMTEEIVVGYGHELERLSEVYVAVDDIDMASMLPAGGTHIDALENLHDMLLQRGDEQALLDLLRKLTILHDHLQYLLQNTRDPAQKVRLEALDAKVAASLRQLLEAGNDEQHSLLDYLAPEDRHDIQYLLQASHSMGLSLWKLLLRRIMARLRRRSPRKS
- a CDS encoding AAA family ATPase, producing the protein MAVPHAFQFDQTIDVFRRAIEFVNRRIINRTEVIDQIFCALLTREHALIQSRTGAAKSLLAQQIFTMFSGAHVFMVQASKEQQPDTYFGGLDIEQLKQGRIIHNTRDSLVESEFGFIDEIFDANDYTLRALLTTLNERALVLGVQQVPARVHSVIAATNYLRVSEITEAILDRFVYKALFIPKKVGSVQYKIARNYIEHGGRAVEPTEKIPYDVLCRTSLVITGRDPVNAIRIPKDVIFFANSVVRHYESQRNRLLKEKPREQQQIKDFYISPRTYTKSLDMLRASAFLHGREEVVKEDVAKLWYLHTTVGLQEQKELFLKSYDTILHQLGAARAFEQITRMLDFQDLLDRLRAEPELLKQSITDLEGLPIRRTLKEWARETLGISDASVEHNRRLLEGYVKTFEPLTEEILDLRHAQEREIHELFHPIAHVWA
- the atpE gene encoding ATP synthase F0 subunit C; its protein translation is MEGLSHLAAGLGAAIVVVGAGLGIGKLAAAALEAIGRQPEAAGDLRGAMIIMAALIEGIALFAVVVCLLLAIK
- a CDS encoding AtpZ/AtpI family protein, coding for MTHPLKQQTEGHGLGETLRSMLPYTQIGWQLVSTILLFFGIGYALDMWLELRPICTVIGAVLGVVIAMVGFFRSAQSLFKEK